The DNA sequence GACTGGGATGCCGCCGCCAACGCCCTGGCGCGTCTCAACCAGCGCTACGACCAGGTGCGCACGTCGCTTTCGCTTCAGGAGCGCCTGAATATTCGCTCGGCCCAGGCCGAATTCCACACCTTGCAGGGGGCCCGCAAGGTAAAAAACCGCCTCGACAACTAAGAAGCCACGCTAAGTATTGAGCCGTTAGCGAAGGCCTTTCAGCGGCCCTTAGCTAATAGCTATCAGCTGAAAGCTAACGGCTCGATACTTAACAGGCAAAACCAGAGCAGTCATGCTTGTCTGGCGTTCGCGCGGTGGCGCACGACGGTTTGTTCGGATGGATTTTAGGCCGGTAGCGCGCTTTTGGCTTTGTGCGGGTGGCACAGCCAAGCCAGGGCTTCGTGGCTGCTGCCGAACAGCTCAACGGGCACGAAGCCGCGCATAACCTGCAAAAACGCTTCGCTGTCGTGACGGCTTGGCAAGTCGGCCGAGAAGACGTAGCCCACGGCTTGCAGGCCATGGGCCGAAGCTGCGGGCAGCCACTCAAAATTTAGCCACGGCAGCGCTTCGGACCACTCGCCGGTGGTGCGGCTGCGGTCGAGCAGCAGGCGGCGCGGGGCCAGTTGCTGCTGCCAAACCAGTATGCTGCGGAACCCGTCCACCACCTCCGCGGCGGTGAGGTGGCCGTGCCAGCGCACGTAGAGCAGGTCGTCGGACGGGCAGTGGTAATACTCGGCCACCAGCGCGCCGTAGCCGTCGGCCAGCTTGCCCAACAAAACGAAAGGAGCAGATGCCATGGGGTAGGCGTGGAAAAGAGCTGGTGCAAAAATACGACGCACAAACTAACAGCTGCGCGGGCTAAGTAGTTATTGATATTTTTATATAAAAATACAGTAATTATTATGCAGCTGCTTAGGAAGTTATCAAAACGCTGCGCCGAGCTTGCCTAAGCAGCGCTCCCGCTTCGTTGAGTAGCCCGAACGAAGCGGGAGTACTGCTTTGGCAAGCTAAACGCAGCGCTCTGCTTTTTTCTAATTCAGGAACAAGCCTGGCTGCTCGTGGTGCCCCGGCCCCAGCCGGCGGGGCTACCTTTAGGGCTCGCAATTTTTGCCCAAATTATCAGCGCAAGCACGTATGCACATTGCCATCGTCGGCAACATTGGGGCCGGCAAAACTAGCCTAGCCCACAAGCTGGCCCACCATTTCCGCTGGGAAGTGTTCCTGGAGGACGTGGACGACAACCCTTACCTCAAGGATTTTTACCACGATATGCCACGGTGGGCCTTCCACTTGCAGGTATATTTCCTGAACGGACGCTTCCGCCAAACCCAGCGCATCAAGGCGCTGACGCGGGCCGGCAAGGGCGTGGTGCAGGACCGCACCATCTACGAAGACGCCCACATTTTCGCTGCCAACCTGCACGAGTCGGACCTGCTCTCGACGCGCGACTACGACAACTACTGCGGCCTGTTCGAGTCGATGATTAACCTCGTCGAGCCGCCCGATTTGCTGCTCTACCTGCGCGCCGATTTGTCAAAGCTAATCCGCCAGATCGAGCAGCGCGGGCGTGACTACGAGAACAGCATCAGCATCGAGTACCTCAAAAACCTCAACGAGCACTACGAAAAGTGGATTGCCGGCTACACCGGCCGCCTGCTCATCGTGGACGTGAGTGAGCTGGACTATGTGCGCAACCCCGAAGACCTGGGCACCGTCATCGAGCGCATCAACGCCACGCTGTTCGGCCTGTTTTAGGGCCCCCGGCGGTATGGGTTTTTGTCATTCCGACATTCCACGCATCAAGTGGAATGTCGGAATGACAAAACCTACTCAACAGTTATTTAGCCGTTGGGTTCCAGGGCTTCGTTGAAGAAATCGACCAGCGGGCGCGCCGCCGCGATGGCGGCCACGGCCAGCGCCACGAAGCCGGGGCCCCGGGCCACTTCTTCGTCGGTAAACGTGCGCACTGCGCCGAAGCTTTTCAGCTTCAGCCAGGCCAGATCGGGGTGGTCGGCGGGGTAGCCTTTGGGCGGGCGTACCAGCTGCTCACCGTCGGTGGTGAGGCCGGCGGGGAAGTGGTGCAGCAGCGCCGGCGCCTGCCGCTGGCGGTGGAACTCGTCGGCGCTGTAGTGGATTTCCTGGCGCAGGGCCCCCAGCAAGGCCGGTGTGGTGTGGTAGAAGCCCACCCGCAGCGACGACAGGCCCCCGGGCTGCACGCCCAGGTAGTAGCCGGCGCGGGCCGCGTGGCGCCCGCCGTGCAGCAGGCCCGCGCCCATGCGCCGCTTGTAGGGCTCGGGGTCGCGGTGGCCGCGGTCGTTTTTATGCAGCCGAAACATGGCCTCGGTGGGGGTAAGGTCGGCCAGCGACGGGTCGGTTTTGGCCACTTCGGCCAGTACCTGGCCGATAAGCTCGGCGAAGGTGGCGCGGGCCCGCTGGTAGTCGGGGCGGTTCTCGGTCATCCAGGGCGTGTTGTTGTTGGCTGCCAGGCGGCGCAGGAAATCGAGCAGGTAGGCGAGGTCCATTCGGGAAAGCAAGAAAATTACTGGCGGCTGAGCACCGTCACGGCGTCGCCCACGCGCAGGTGGCCGTGGCCGGGGCCCGTCACGTTCTGGCCGAACATCACCTTGCTGCCGATGCTGCGGTAAGTGGCCAGCGTGCGCAGCGGCTCACCCTGCGGGCTTTTGGCGGCCGTCTGCTGGTCGATGGTCGTCAGCACACAGCGGGCGCAGCCCTTCACGGCCTGAAACGGCACGTCGCCCACGCGGAACTCGGCCCAGGCGTCGTCGTCGTAGGCGGGGCCCCCGCTGAATACCAGGCTGGGCCGGAAACGGTTCATGGGTACGGGCGTGGGCAGGCGCTGGTTAAGGTCGGCCAGGGCGGCCTCGCCGATGAGCAGGAACGGGTAGGCATCGGCGAAGCTCACGATTTGACCATCGGGGTTGTGCTCGGGCTCCACGTCGCGCCGCACCATGTCGGACATATACACGAGCCGGATTTCGCGGCCCAGGGCCCGGCTCAGCCAGGCGTCGGCCACTGCATCGCCCCGCCAGGCCCACACCAGGTCGTCCCAAATCGTGACGAACAGCGTGCGCTCGGGCGTGGCCTCGAACGGGATGAAGAGCGGCAGCAGCTCGGGCCGCTGGCGGTGCGAGAGCAGCCAGCCGTTGTGGGCTGGGGCCACGGCCAGCAGGGCCAGCTCGGGGTGCTGGCGCTGGGTGAGGAACTGGTTTTGCGCGTCCACCAGCAGCCAGCGGCGGTCGTGGCGTAGGCCCCGGGCGGTGACTTCGGCTTCGGCCACGGCCACGCCGCCGAGCGACTTGATGGGGTAAAGGAAAAGCTGGGTAAGGGTGAGCACGTTGCTTGGTTAATGGCGGCTGAGGAGTTTGCCGGGTGGCCGGGCTTTGCGGCGTGGCCGCTGGATGAGCAGGCCGGGCAGGTTGCGGCCCAGGGCCCCAGGTTTTCTATTTAAACTGGCTGTTGTACGCCTCTACCGCTTTGCCAAAGTGGTTGTTGGTCGTTGCTAAAACAATGGCTCCGAAAAATGCCCCGAGCGAAATTGAAAAAGGCAGCGGGGCTTTGCTGAACGGCGAGCCGGGACTGTATCGCTGCTTGTCTGATTGGGTGCCGCCCACGATGGTGGCCGCCACAAAGATGGGCAACAGGGCAAGGGCCCACCGCTGTTGCCTGCGGCCCTTGCGCAACTCCTCGGCAGATTTTGGATAGGACCTCAGTACGGCTTTAAGCGTCGCGTTCGTGAGCGGCTCGCTGTTGATGGTGTACAGCAAATGGGAATAACGGCCGTTCTGAACGACAGCCACTTTGATTGCACTGTCTTTTCTCGCGGCGGTGTCGGGCCCCTGGGCCTGCGCCAAAAAAGGACACAGCAGAGCAAATAGAAAAAACAGTTTTCCAGGGAGTTCTGCCAAGCTTATCAACTTATTCATGTGGACTAGCGTGCGGCCCAAGCAGCGCAGCGGAGGTGCTGCGCTGCTGGCGCGCCGGCTGGAAACTAAATAAGTATGGCAGTCTGACGAATTCCTGAATATCAACAAAAACCTACTTGGCCACCGTTTCGGCCAGCTTGATGGCCTCGTACAAATCGACCACGCCGCCGGTAATGGAAAGGGTGGTAAAGTCGGCTTTTTTGTCAGTGCCGGGCACGCGCACCAGCGTGTGGTGCACCTGGGCCGAGCGCCGGATGATGTCTTTCAGTTGCACCGCCGTGAGGGTGGGGAAGTACGACTTGAGGACCGCCGCCACGCCGGCCGTTACGGGCGAGGCCATGCTGGTGCCGCTTTCCATGCCGTAGGTGTTGCCGGGCAGCGTGCTGTAAATGGCCACGCCGGGCGCGAATACGTCCACTTGCTTTTTGCCGTAGTTCGAAAACTCGGCGGGCAGGCTGGCGTCGTCTTTCGCGCTGCTGGCGCCCACCGTGAGCAGGTTGGGGAAGGGCTGGCCGGCGAGGGTGAGGGCGGCCGGGTAGTGGTTGCTCACGTCGAGGTTGTCGTTCTCATTGCCTGCGGCGTGCACCAGCAGCACGTCGTGGGCGGCGGCGTACTTAAAGGCGGCTTCCACGGCCGGGCGCTGGGGCGAAAACTCCTTGCCGAAGCTCATGTTGATGATTTTAGCGCCGTTGTCCACGGCGTAGCGGATGCCGTTGGCCACGTCCTTGTCGCGCTCGTCGCCGTTGGGCACGGCCCGCACCGTCATAATGCGCACCAAGGGCCCCGCCACACCCTGCACGCCGAGGTTATTGTCGCGCACGGCGGCGATGATGCCTGACACGTGGGTGCCGTGCAGTGGGTCGGGCCCGTGCAGGTCGTTGTTGCCGTAGAAGCGCTGGTTCACGTCGTCGGGGTTATCCTTCACGATTTCGGCCCGTGGGTTAAACTTCAGGTTCAGCGAGTTGTCGAGCAGGTTGCGCTCCTCCCTGGCGCCGCTCACCAGCTCTTTTTCCAGGGCGTCGGTGTCGGCCAGGCCCATCTGGCGCAGGTTCTGGTCGAGGGCCCGGCTCAGGTTGCGCAGGTTCTCGTTAGTGGCCTGGGCCCGGTGCAGGGTGGCCGTGTCGAGGCGCTCCACGTTGAGGTCCTTTTTCAGGGCCCCCACCATCATTTTCAGCGGCCCGCTCATGTCCTCCACTTGGGCGGCGCGGTCGGTTTCCTGCTTGGTGCGGGCGGTGAAGGCTTTTTCGGCCTTGGTATACAGGTCAAACTCGGCGCGCTGGGCCGCCGGTACGGCCGTGCGCGCCTTGCCTCTAAAGCGCGGCCGGTACTTGGCCACGATGCGCGTCACCTCCAGCGATTCGTCGCCCACGCTGCGGCCGTCGGCCCCGCCCAGGAAGTTCCAGCCGTGCACGTCGTCGATGTAGCCGTTCTTGTCGTCGTCGAGGCCGTTGCCGGGAATTTCCTTGGCGTTGGTCCACAAAATGGGCTTCAAATCGACGTGGGCTGTGTCGATGCCGCCGTCAATCACGGCCACAATCACGGCCGTGGGCACGCGGTTTTTCAGCAGCTCGGCGTAGGCGCGGGTGTCGCCGATGCCGGGCACGCCGTCGAGCTTGGGGTCTTTGAGGTACCACTGGGCGGCGGCGGCCTCGGTGGCCGTGGGCCCCGCGGGGACCGTGGCGGCGGGCGGCGGCGGGGCGGGAAGGACCGCGGCGGCCGGGGCCTCCGCGGGTGGCGCAACCATCACGCTGGTGGCGGTGGCCGGGCCGGGGTTGCCCTGGGCGGTGGTGGTGGGAACGGCTCGGGTGCAGCCGGAGAAGGCCAGGGCGGCCAGGGCAAACGCCCAGGGGCGGAAGGTGAAAACAGTCATGCGGGAAGGAAAACGCCGCGGCGGTGCGGCCACAGGCAAAGGAACGGCAAGCGCACGAAAGACGTGCCCGGGGCCCTAAACGTTGCGGGCAGCGGCGGGGGCGGGCTGCCGGCTTTTTTGCCGGCTGCCCGCTAATCGTTGAATCGCTAGGGGCCCTGAATGGCTGCCCTGCCTCGCTCAGGGCCCCAGCGATTACCGGGCAGCCGGCGAAAAAGCCGGCAGCCCGGCGCGAAAAGCTCCCGACGTGCCCGCGGCCGGTAACTTCACGCCCCGAACCGGTTTGCCCTTCTATGCCCCTCTCGCTCCGCACCGCTGCCCGCCTCTGCCTGGCCTTGCTTATTGTTAACTGCGCCCTGTTAACTGAAGTAAAAGCCCAGGCCCCTAAAACTTACTCGTCGGCTGATATTTTGCTGGGCCTGAAAAAGCTCAACGTGCTGGGCTCGGTGATGTACATCGCCGCCCACCCCGACGACGAGAACACGCGCCTCATCGCCTACTTCGCCAACGGCCGCCTGCTCGAAACCAGCTACCTGAGCTGCACCCGCGGCGACGGCGGCCAGGACCTCATCGGCCCCGAGCTGCGCGAGCAGCTCGGCGTCATCCGCACGCAGGAGTTGCTGGCGGCGCGGCGCATCGACGGCGGCCGGCAGTTTTTCACCCGCGCCAACGACTTCGGGTTCTCCAAAACGTCGGCCGAAACCTTCACCATCTGGGACAAGGAGCAGGTGCTGGCCGACATGGTGTGGGTCATCCGCCAGCGCCGGCCCGACGTGCTCATCACCCGCTTCCCGCCCGACCCGCGCGCCGGCCACGGCCACCACCAGGCCAGTGCCATCCTGGCCGCCGAAGCCTTCGACGCCGCCGGCGACCCCAAGCGCTTCCCCGAGCAGCTGAAATACGTGCAAGCCTGGCAGCCCAAGCGCCTGCTCTGGAACACCGGTAGCTTCTTCGTGAAGCCCGGCGAGAGCATGGCCGGCTACCTCAGCCTCGACGCGGGCGGCTACAACCCCTTGCTAGGGCAGTCGTACGGCGAAATCGCGGCCCGCAGCCGCTCCAGCCACCGCAGCCAGGGCTTCGGCTCGGCCGCCACCCGCGGCGAGGCGCTGGAGTATTTCCAACCCGTAAAAGGGGCCCCGGCCACGAAGGATATTTTCGACGGCGTGGACCAAACCTGGAGCCGCGTGCCCGGCGGCGCGGCCATTGGGAGGATGGTGGAGGAGGTGATTCGCAAGTATGATGCGGGGAACCCGAGCGCGAGTGTGGCGGGGCTGGCCAAGGTTTACGAAGTACTTATACGCTCAAGAATGGGGGCTAAAAACCTGTTTTGGATTGATGATAAAATAGCGGCAACTTCGGTGCTGATACAGGCTTGCGCAGGTATCTATGCGGAGGCAACCGTTGACGAACGGGCCCTTGCCAGCGGCGGCCAAGGAACAGTTACTTACTCAATCCTAAACCGGTCAGCTTTGCCCATAAAGCTGGACAAAGTCAGACTTTCCAAAAGCCATTTTCCAGGCGACCCCTTCTCTTTTATACTGGATGACCCTCACATTGACTCCAAGCAAGCCGCGGACCTGAATCCAGGCAAAACAATAACCGGAACGCTACCAATTTCCGGTTTTAATAATGCGCTGATTTCGCAACCATATTGGTTGCGTGAGCCAGGTTCAATTGGCATGTACAAATTCTCAGAGCCTGAATCAGATTTTACATCCGTCAGCCATTTTGTGCGTGGCACGCCTGAAAATGCACCCATTGCTACGGTAGGTTTTTCTTACGCCATTGACGGCGTTTCCTACTATTTCGCGCAGGTCCCCGTCCAATACAAGCACACCGACCCCACGCTGGGCGAGCTGTACCAGCCGCTGGTGGTGGTGCCGCCGGTGATGGTGAACATTCCCGCCGCCCGCGCCTACGTCTTCGCCGATGC is a window from the Hymenobacter nivis genome containing:
- a CDS encoding deoxynucleoside kinase — protein: MHIAIVGNIGAGKTSLAHKLAHHFRWEVFLEDVDDNPYLKDFYHDMPRWAFHLQVYFLNGRFRQTQRIKALTRAGKGVVQDRTIYEDAHIFAANLHESDLLSTRDYDNYCGLFESMINLVEPPDLLLYLRADLSKLIRQIEQRGRDYENSISIEYLKNLNEHYEKWIAGYTGRLLIVDVSELDYVRNPEDLGTVIERINATLFGLF
- a CDS encoding S8 family peptidase encodes the protein MTVFTFRPWAFALAALAFSGCTRAVPTTTAQGNPGPATATSVMVAPPAEAPAAAVLPAPPPPAATVPAGPTATEAAAAQWYLKDPKLDGVPGIGDTRAYAELLKNRVPTAVIVAVIDGGIDTAHVDLKPILWTNAKEIPGNGLDDDKNGYIDDVHGWNFLGGADGRSVGDESLEVTRIVAKYRPRFRGKARTAVPAAQRAEFDLYTKAEKAFTARTKQETDRAAQVEDMSGPLKMMVGALKKDLNVERLDTATLHRAQATNENLRNLSRALDQNLRQMGLADTDALEKELVSGAREERNLLDNSLNLKFNPRAEIVKDNPDDVNQRFYGNNDLHGPDPLHGTHVSGIIAAVRDNNLGVQGVAGPLVRIMTVRAVPNGDERDKDVANGIRYAVDNGAKIINMSFGKEFSPQRPAVEAAFKYAAAHDVLLVHAAGNENDNLDVSNHYPAALTLAGQPFPNLLTVGASSAKDDASLPAEFSNYGKKQVDVFAPGVAIYSTLPGNTYGMESGTSMASPVTAGVAAVLKSYFPTLTAVQLKDIIRRSAQVHHTLVRVPGTDKKADFTTLSITGGVVDLYEAIKLAETVAK
- a CDS encoding MOSC domain-containing protein, translated to MLTLTQLFLYPIKSLGGVAVAEAEVTARGLRHDRRWLLVDAQNQFLTQRQHPELALLAVAPAHNGWLLSHRQRPELLPLFIPFEATPERTLFVTIWDDLVWAWRGDAVADAWLSRALGREIRLVYMSDMVRRDVEPEHNPDGQIVSFADAYPFLLIGEAALADLNQRLPTPVPMNRFRPSLVFSGGPAYDDDAWAEFRVGDVPFQAVKGCARCVLTTIDQQTAAKSPQGEPLRTLATYRSIGSKVMFGQNVTGPGHGHLRVGDAVTVLSRQ
- a CDS encoding DUF2461 domain-containing protein — encoded protein: MDLAYLLDFLRRLAANNNTPWMTENRPDYQRARATFAELIGQVLAEVAKTDPSLADLTPTEAMFRLHKNDRGHRDPEPYKRRMGAGLLHGGRHAARAGYYLGVQPGGLSSLRVGFYHTTPALLGALRQEIHYSADEFHRQRQAPALLHHFPAGLTTDGEQLVRPPKGYPADHPDLAWLKLKSFGAVRTFTDEEVARGPGFVALAVAAIAAARPLVDFFNEALEPNG
- a CDS encoding PIG-L family deacetylase, producing the protein MPLSLRTAARLCLALLIVNCALLTEVKAQAPKTYSSADILLGLKKLNVLGSVMYIAAHPDDENTRLIAYFANGRLLETSYLSCTRGDGGQDLIGPELREQLGVIRTQELLAARRIDGGRQFFTRANDFGFSKTSAETFTIWDKEQVLADMVWVIRQRRPDVLITRFPPDPRAGHGHHQASAILAAEAFDAAGDPKRFPEQLKYVQAWQPKRLLWNTGSFFVKPGESMAGYLSLDAGGYNPLLGQSYGEIAARSRSSHRSQGFGSAATRGEALEYFQPVKGAPATKDIFDGVDQTWSRVPGGAAIGRMVEEVIRKYDAGNPSASVAGLAKVYEVLIRSRMGAKNLFWIDDKIAATSVLIQACAGIYAEATVDERALASGGQGTVTYSILNRSALPIKLDKVRLSKSHFPGDPFSFILDDPHIDSKQAADLNPGKTITGTLPISGFNNALISQPYWLREPGSIGMYKFSEPESDFTSVSHFVRGTPENAPIATVGFSYAIDGVSYYFAQVPVQYKHTDPTLGELYQPLVVVPPVMVNIPAARAYVFADAQPKTIPVTLRAGRAGVRGALALLVPAGWQAEPATAAFDLKNKDDEQTVNFTLRPGPGAPEGKAEVRAVATVDGQAYTRGIQTIDYPHIPTQTLFPEAVAPLVKLNVQRRGQQIGYLMGAGDEVPEALRQLGYTVTLLNPATDLTAEHLARYDAVVIGIRAYNTVERLKTQQPELLRYVANGGNLVVQYVVSRGTVLPQIGPYPLTLSNDRVTVEGAPVTFLQPKSPLLNVPNKITENDFQGWVQEQGLYYPSAWDAHYTPIIASGDPGETPKQSAILVADYGKGHYIYTGLSLFRELPAGVPGAYRLLTNMVSLGK